gaaaaaatattttctagattTGTCTTCTGTCTCCGAAACAAACAGTTTATTTATTGATGGGTGAACGACGGGAATTAATTCGGCACGTGGTGAATTCAGAATCCACTGCTTTGATCCAATTGGCTGCAGAAAAAATGTTTTATAGATTTGTCTTCTGTCTCTAAAACAAACAGTTTTTTTATCGATGGGCGAACGACGGGGATTGAATCCGCACGTAGTGGAATCACAATCCACTTGGCTATATTCCCCCTCCTactccccacccccacccccctcccAACCCAAACAAGTTGAAGTCTCTATCTACGACAGATCCTTTTTGAACTCCCCTATAGCTTATCAAAGAGAAGTTTTTTCCTAGATTATAGTGGCAAGTCTCTTGTTGTGTTTCAAAATTAAGGGAAACAAAGCTTCAAAATAATCCACTGaaatattattaatttatgtGAGTCTAAAGGATTATTTTTATGTTCCACAAAAGCCCTTTTGCATTACTCCACTACCTAAATACCAATTTTGTGTCTAAGCATTTAGAGTTACCTCAAAGTAAAATGAAAGTACAACATATGAAAAAGACCTAATAAATGAAGCTAGCGTTTGGTCAtacatttccaaaaaaaaaaatgatttggtGAAGTTTTTCAAATTCAAAaatgtgtttggccataatttttcaaaacatgtttcaatttcttttaaaaaaaaaaaagaaaaaaaaaacatgacttGTACCCCTAAGTTATAAAAACTATCAAGAATATCCAACTATACCAAACAAACATACTTGCTAATCCCAAATTATTCCTGTGTGTTTTAATTTTGTTGTTGAATTTGGTTTCAATGCTCTTATTTTActaattttgtaattttcttGTTGGATGCATTTCAATTTGTGTAATTTCGTTGTTGAATCATACTGTTTTTTGCATTTCAATTTGTGCAAATGTAAGACATCTTTGGAAATGGAAACTCAATAATTAGTTATTGGACATTTCAGGCAATGATATAATACAATAGTGACTGCTTAGGAGATAGCTTCAAGCTTTCAAATAATTCTTACGTTTTGAAGAATTCTTGACTAATGGGGAAACATGGTAGATATAGATTAGTTGGGTCATAAATAGATGGGGgcttttataaaatacaaaagtttgggtaatttttaaaaaatataaaaaggccAAAGGGTAGATTTTGGCCCCAAAACATAATTGAGCTAGAATTTGGAATTTAAAGATTTCTTTCAAAATCTATCAAAATTTTATGGCTAAACAAAGATTTTTGAAAAGATATTTTGAAAATACACTTCCAAAATTTATGATCAAACGGAAGCTAGTAATGTTACCCCAAAACAAAAAAACACACTTCTACTTTTCTGATCCCTCAACGTAATAGAAAATTAAAAAACAGAAGATCCCCTGACCCAACCACATTAGTGATCAAACTTCAGTTCATCTTTGGTTAGAAGTGATTAAACAAGATCTAATTTACTTCTCTCAGATTCAGGATATGGTAATGGTGTATGTAGCCCATTTGAAGGCCACCTAGCCCCTAGGCACACTACTAGCTTGATGGCTTACCCACAAGCTTGTGTTACTAATAAGGGGCCCTCATTCTTTATTATCTTCATCTCATTCTTTGTCCTGTACGGCTATATTGGACATCAGCAATCATTGAATTGGTCCAATTAACTTGTTTATGGAGTAGCAGTTTTGCCCTACAGTAAACTCATGGACCAATAATCTTACCCCAATAAAGAAATAACTATTATTGTATACAAATAATTCTAGTGCCCAACTAGTACAATTTGCGTATTCTAGACAGAAATATGCACCTCAATCGTATGGATATGGCAATAGAATTCTGTATAGGGTGGTACGCTATAGAAAAGAATAATcaatcattatcatcatatcatatggaATTGACCTCTTTTTATTACCGAATGATCTTTAGCTAAGACTGGTAAATATACTAGATGAATGATGCCTGTGCATATGTATGGCATCGTTGTTCTTATTGTTTGCACAGTTAGAAGATAAAAGATTTAACTCGAGAAGATATTTTCCAATGGGATATATCTATTACATCCTCTAAATTGCCATTGCATGTCCCTTTGTTTGCCCACCGCCACTTGAGTACTAGTTGATCACGAGCTGATGAATCCATGATAACATATTTCATCTAACTTCTCAGGACATTATACAAATGCGTCAATGATCTGGTTCAAGCAGATAGAAGCTAGCACATCTACAGTATGCAGACACACCTAAACACCACAAAATGAGAGAAATAATGAATTAAGGAAAGAGAGCAATTCACTAAATGAATTTACTTGACAAATTTTTATATGATCATggcatgacatgatgatgatctCGCATTTGCATCATGATATAAAAGGAGATCAACAGTGTAACAAACTCTGTCGCTATATCAGTAATATCTTAAAGCAACTTCTTACAGATATTAGAGAAAAATAACAAATAACTCTAGACATACAAAAGTACCTGAGCGCATGGAGACATACAAACACAAccttaacaacaacaaaaatcataAAAGTAAGGATCACATCCATGAAGGTATCATAAAAATATATAGGTTACAATCTGTATTTTCATGAAACAACACTCATATTAGGGCCTTGCAAGCATATAATCCAAAACAAGGACTAATAAGAACATCAGTAGAGTTTCTTCAttgatttttcatttttcttctcacATTTTATTCAATAAGGAAGAGAACCGACCTTAGCTGGCCTTTCTTCTCTCTTCTTCAATATCTCTTCTTTCTTTATGAACACACAATCTTCAATTTCCATTTAAAAGATTAGTGAGAGCAAGTTGAGCTTAGAGAAACAAACcaagatgaaatgagaaaattacCACGTAACACCATAGAAGAGCACTGCACGCTGATTCACATCAATCGTTGCACAATTAGGACAGCAAGATGTTTGATGTCAAGTACTGCAAGCATTTTGCTAGTTCTATATGCATCGTTTACATGGACAGTATTCCTGGAGGGTGGATGTCACAGACCCTGGGCCAACACCAGCTCCATACTTCACTCCCTTCCTGAAAACTAGCTTCCCATCAGTCCATAGCTCTCAATAGTGATCAGATCAATATCTATGGTGATTGAGTGGATAAAATTATTGAAGTTTGAGTAGCCCATAAGAGTGTGGATTTGCCAGTCACAAAAGATAAACTCACTACAAGCATGTACAGTTAAAAGAAGTTCCAACAAGATGAGAAAACGGGAGCTGTGTAGTGTTCTGAAGCAGCGGACAACCCACTTCAAGTCGAATCATGTTCATACTTCTCAAGGCAAGCCTCTCTCAAAGAAATATCATCAATTGGGATCGCATCGATTCTTGCCTTTTCCAAATCCTCTATTTCATCCCTAATGGCCAAAGCAATCTGGTAGCAGATTTTATAGGAAGTAACAGAGATGAGGTTGTCAACAATGAGCTCATTACACATTATTTGTAAAATTTAAAAACTGGAGAAGGGGAAAAAAAGTTACCTTGGCTGCTCATTCTAACAAAAGACCAGTTGAGACCGGTGACAGGGCCTGTAAGCACTCCCTTTATTGGCCTATTGGTTATGGTTTGAGCTGTTGAGGACCATAAGACAGTAGCTGGCTTCAGACGGCTCACATACCCATAGATGATAGGTCACTTTACACATTGAGATCCGTAACATTGAAGCCATCCATTAGCAATGAAGGCAAAATCAAAAAGCTGCTCTCTGAAGTACTCAACCATATCTTTCCTCTGCATAGATCAAATCTGAAGTTACTAATCCATAATCTACATGAGTGCATGTGTATGTAGATGGACACATTGAAAACATGCATAAAGAAATGAGTAGCGATTCACTACTGCTTAGCTCTGCAGGTAAACAGGTAATTAACTCCTTAAGTGTATAGTGgtttatactgggtatgttgttgtcgtAAGTGTATAGTGGTTTAATTACCTCCTTAGAGACAACACAACTTCTTTAGCCTAGCAGTAGCCAGTTACATTTTAAAAGAGACGCCTCTTGATGCCCATATCTCGgacatgtcttttttttaatGGGGTATATTGTCGAACAAATCTTGAATGAAATGGAAGCATACACGAACCTGAGACGACAACACGAAAAGACCAGTCTGAACATTTGTGATCCATAATTTCTCCTTAACCTCAGGACCTTGCAAAGAGGCCATAAATTAGAACATGCATGTATAAAATTGGGTAGCGATAGGCAGCAGACAACTCACAGCAGACAAAGTTCTATCTGGTATTTTTATTTACCCCTTTTATCTTTAGTCGAGCGCTAGATGGTTGGTTTACACTTAGCTGCAACTGAGAACCTGCAATTTTCAGGAGGAAAGCTTTTAATAGGAAGAACACCAACGAATAACCCACCATATCAGAATTAAGGATTTTGAATGCCAGGAAACAAACCGGAATAACATCAGAAAATCTATGACTTTGTAAAGCTTGCCGAAATTTGTTTACTCAAACTTGTACGCCCAACAATATCTGTGAACTCATCTCCATTTGTATAACCAAAAAACTCAAGGGAATAGGATGGACATGATCGATTAGAGCTCCACCCTCCAGCCAAAGGCACATAAATAGAAAAGGAAGTAAGTCAATGATCTGAATCGACATTAATCAACGGAATGTGCACATCTCTTCTTCTAACAATATAGTGGCTGACAGTTTAGTTAATTCTTTGATCAAACATCCTAAAATAGTATATATGGCATCATTGTCTGAGTGAGATCTGTCACCAGAGATAAAGGTATGAACTGTGTCTCCTACATATAGCCAACTGCAACCAGCAGTTTTCTTGGCTTCTCTTCCTCTCATCATTTTCATTACCCTTCCCATCTCATTCCATTTCCCTTCCGAGGCATAGATGCCAGCCAACTGAGCATATCTAGATCCGTTCCCTCCTTCAATTAGCAAGAGCTTATCCTCTGCAGTTTTTGCAAGTTCAGCATTTCTGTTCATTTTGCAAGCATTTAGAAATGCACCCAGAATTACAGCATCTGGTTCGACAGGCAAACTTTCCATTAATCTTACTGCCTTGTCAAGTTGATTTGCCCTTCCATACAAATCTATCATACTTGCATAGTGGTCAGTTCCAGGTGATATTTTGTAATCTTTGGACATGgaaaagaaatacttttctcCCATTTTTACTAATCCACGGTGCCGGCAAACTGATAGAAGGGCAAGGAATGTGACTTCATCAGGTTGGAAACCTCGATCTGTCATCTCACTGAAAAGCTGAATAGCTTCATTTTCATACCCATGGAGACCATAACCAGCTATCATACTATTGTAAAGGATTGAATCTCTATCAACAGTCAATTGAAAAACCCTCTGTGCATATGTTACATTTCCACTTTTTGAGTACATATCAACCACTGAATTTGCCAACTTAGTATCCATTGCAGTGCCAGTTTTCAGTATATAGGAGTGTATTTGCTTTCCGTAATTAAAGGTTGCATGTATGGCGCATGCACCAAGCAGGTTTATAAAGATCAGCTCATCAGGAACAGTTGTTTCCTGTGTAATTAATTCTCTGAAAAGCTGAAAAGCATCTTCACATTGATGCGCTTTCACGTATCCAGATATCATAGCAGTCCATACAACATGATTCTTATCAGGCAATGAGTCAAAAAGCCTTCTTGCTTCTAACATATTACCCATTCCAGAATATCCTACAATTAATGGTGTAACGGCAAAAGGGTTCTCTTTCTGAGTAGTTGTACAAACAGAATGTGCATAATCCAAGAGACCACACTTGCAATAAAGATTAACCAAACTACTGCTAAGAAATGGATTCAAACTCATCCCTTCCTTCAATATCAAAGCATGAATCTCCTTCCCAAGTTTCAAATTCTTCGCGCCAGAACAAGCACTTATAACGCTAGAAAAACTGTGTTCGTTCCATAAAAATCCCTCCTCCACCATGCTCCTAAACAACTCGATGGCCTCCTCTTCATACCCATTTTGGGCAAAACCCGAAATCATTGTGTTCCAAGAAACTTCATCATTCAACTGTGGCATACTCCAAAACACACACCGAGCCATTTCCAATTCACCTTCTCTAAAACAAGCTGCCACCATAGCATTCTTCGAAACCGTGTCAACAAACCCAACATCAGATCCATCAAAGACCCTCCAAGAATCTTTAAAACACCCGCATTTCGAATACATAACAATCAAAGAACTCAGTGCATACCTACTTATACTATTCCCACTCTTCAACATATATGAATGCAATTGCCTACCATACAACGAAAGACTCAACTTTGTTACTAAACCAACCATAGTAGTCAAGGCATATTCAGATACTTTGTCAACAAATTGCATTTCGGCGAATAATCTAACTGCTTGATCTTGAAATCCTTCACAATTGACATAACCAGACAACATTGTGTTGTAGGTGACACAATCCTTTAAGGGAGCAGTATTAAAAAGTTTTCTTGCTTGAGCAAAGTTTCTATCTTTAACATAAGTGTTTATAATAGCATTCCAAGTGAAAACGTTTCTTTCAGGCATTTCGTCGAACAGTTTTTGGACATCTTTAATAAGAGAATGCTTTGAGTATATGTGGATAAGATGGTTGACGTCAATGATTGTTGGGGTTAGACCGGATTTAATGATATGGGTTTGAAATTTGACGCAGTCTAACAGTGATTTCATTGTGAGTGTTATTAGTCATAGAACAAAGGATTCtctttattttaagcacaaaataacttatAAACTGGTCAGTCCAGCACTCAGAAAAGCTAtcttcagcaacttataagctaagccaaacgggctctatatgaGTTTTGTTGAGCCCGATTGTAAATAAGTGATAGGCTTTTAAGTGCGGAAAAGCAGTTTTAAGTGTAGAAATCTATTTTATAAATACACAATTAAGGATAACATAATAAAATACTTAGTCAAACCAAAAGTGTTTATAATCTGAAAAGTCATAAGTTGAAAATGGCTATCGTATGACTTTTAGTTGATTTTGACTTATAAACACTCGGCTTATAAGCACTTTAATTTTTACCAAATACATACATAAGCTAAAAAGATACTTACAAGCCAGTTTAACCAATTTATAAGCTTAGTCAAACACTCTCTTAGTACATGACGGTTAAAGACTGTCAAATATGATGGCTTACTCGTAAGCTTGTGTTAATAATGTTACAGGGCTCGCGTTCTTTACTAATGGAATAGCAGTTTCTGCTTTCACCTAATAATCTTTTCCGAATACACTGTAATAGTTATGTCTGCCTACTACTATTATTTACGTATGTAGTGAGAAATATGCACATCAAATTGTATGGCAACTGAATTTTGTATTCACGGTGATAAACTTTAGAAGGAGACTAATCGCTTAttatcatcgtatcatatcgtatggAAATTTAATTTCGTACTACCGAATGACCTTTAGCTAAGACTTGTAAATATATTCTTTCCCATTTTAAATGTGAAAATATCGTAAAACATTATCTTTTTATAATTTCTTGTTTGGTTCCAACATTGGTCAAATATGGAGGATACAGTGAAAATGAATTTTGTAAAAATATGGCTTGAAAGAATTTGGTCATCCCGGCCTGGGACTGCATAGCTACTAGTTAGCCCCTTGCTGGCATAAACCATAGTTCCACTCGTGTAGGAGTCATATCTACACACTGCCATGTCTAaacatttaaaagaaaaaaagaaagacaaaATAAATTTCTGCTATTGAAAATCTCTAAAAGAaataacattaaaacatacaaTGGAGATTAATAACTAAATCCCCATGAAAGTATCAGTACTAGAAACATCTTGCTTTAATATAGACGGAACATTCTGCAATAAAACTAGAAAGCTAACAATGCAAAGGAATTAAACACAAAATTCCCACTTCTCTTTAATGCTACAGAAGTAAACACAGCAACTACATTTTGATGAATTTACATTGACACAGAAAAACAAAGTAGATAGAATAGACACAAATTTCTCACTGGCACGagacaaaataaaaataatctAAGTTTCATTTTACATGTCTTTTTCACAATAACTAACATTCACCTGTCAGGCACTACAGCTCCAGATTTTCGGTATACTGTAAGCAACCTCCAAGTAAGGCCAAACTCTTTTTTATGATAGTTATGCTGCTACTTTTGGAGGTCTCATGCCAAAGCCATGTTTTGCTTTCTCAACGCTGAAAAAGAAGTGTTTAGTTAGCACAGCTCGAAATCAAAATATAATTCAAAATGTTCTATAACTATGAGAAGTGGCTAATATCATAAAAATGTGCACGACTCATATAAACGTCTACAGCAAAAGCAAAAGTAGGCATAATCCAAGGCTTAGTGAGGATAGTGAAGCGATTTAGCAAAAGAAACATCCAAGATTCATGCCAGCTAATGGTACCAATAATTTCATTATCATTTTCTCCACGGCAGTAGTGGAACGGCGGAATAGCAGAAACCTATCTTTTTGGTTGATGAAGTTCAGGACAAGTTAGCCATTATGAGAAGAGGACCTATGCATGTGCCATGACGTTGAAGGATAGACTAGGATTTTTCGCTTGCAAAGCGTCATTCATAAAATATGAAAGGTCGAAGTAAGAAATAAGGAGCAACGACCAAGACAACAATAGGTAGTAGCTATATCTTAAGGCAGCAGTGTATCAGGTTGTCGTAGTCTAGAAAAAAGAGTGCATCAGTTAATTCATATTAATCATTGATCCCAACTGTAAGGTGTCTGGGAGACGGTCAGTAAGCATGTTTGTGTTGCCTGTGGTTTCTATATGTAATTTCTCAAACGTGCATGTTAGTGTAGATAGCTAACACAAAGTAGGCCAGGGGTCATTTGACCAACTGAGGCAGCAACATGAACCTTTACGGAGCAATATGAACATTTAATTGATCAAGAGAAAGAATTATTGAAAATCTAAACCATCATAGAATTGATACTCACGTCGGAGCAAGTCTCCCCAGGCTCTCTAACTCTTCACCAGAGTCCTCGTCAAGGACTCTGCCAGAAATTTCAAGAATATAAGACCTGTCTCTCTCAGCTGGGAGACCTCTACTCGAAAGCAACTTCAGATCCTTTGGGTGAAGCTCTCTCCCATTGACAAATACTCCAGTACTTCCACCGGCACAGTTATCAGGCATGGGATAATTAAATTCTTCAATAAATGGCTGCAAGAAGAATAGTTATAGTATGGGAAAGCATAACAAAATCAGGAGAACACAGGCTAAAAGTATCTGTGGGAAACAGTAAATCTTACAGGGATAATGCCCAGACAAGGACCACCAGTCACTCCCCAGAATCCGGCTCGAAAATCATACCTATCACAGGAGATTAAGTCAAGAAGCAATATACTCATAAATGTGGTTTTAGGACAAACCAAAATGAGGTACAGGATAAGGTAAAAGGGAATCTTTGCAGCTGAATAATAGTAGACCAATAGACAGAACTGAACCATCAAAAATAGGAACCATCTTACCATCTTACAAATTCAAGTATAACTAAAACTACCAATCATGTACACTGTCAAATGATCAATACTACATTAGAGTTCTTTCCTAGATATTTAGAATCTTTTCCTCAGTATCTCATAAACAACAGTGGTATATGCATGTAGGGGTATTGCTTCCAAGAGGTTCCATGCTGAAGATTTTACTCACGTAATTTTTCTCAGTGTAACCTTGCAACTTCTGCACGATCATACCTATAGATGGATTTTATCTTATAACTTGGTTAATGAAATTCTACAAATTTGTGTACATTAAATAGGAAAagcttagtcttttttttttaattattttttttataaaggtttttttttttttttttttttttgacaaagttTTACTTGAGGAAAAGCATAGTCTCTTGTGAATATTCACCAAGCAAACTAGAGTTTTATATAGCTTTATTTTATGCCTGCCCCCCAAaatctaaaataaataaataaacaaacagATATATAAAATAGTCACTTATGCTATTTCTGGCCTTCTACATCTATATCAGCAACAAGATAAATGTAAGAGAGTAAAAGACTTTGTGTTTAAGCACAAAGAATGAACAGGTTGAATGATTGAAGGTCGGGTCACTTACCAGTAATGTCCAGGTTGTATTGGTCCAGCACGCTTTTCTGCCTTTTTAATCAACCGAACTGGTATAAGATGCCCATTAACTGTAGTATTGGCTTTTTCCCCTTCGGTAGAATCGGATCGGCTGAATTCTTTAAAGCTCTTCTTTATAATGCCAGAGAAAAATGAATCTTTAGTGGCTTTCAGTTGGTCTCCTTTACTAGATTCACCAGACCCTAAAGACGAGCCAGTGTTACCATACTCATTGGATGGTATGTCTATCTCAGTTGCTACAGCTAAATCATTAGTGGAGTTTTGCTGTAAAGTAGTCTTTTTCTGCATCAGCTTCTCTGCATCTGAGCGTGTACTTCTGCTTCCATGATCCAGGCAGTTGGCAACATGATATTTGTTAGAATACTCAAAGTATTCTTGCAGTGGTGAACCAGCTGGCGGTGGAGATTCTTTACCCTTCATTGGCAGCTGAGAGTCAGACTTTTCCATTGTTGCAGCAGTTTTATTGAGGTCGTCCTCTTCCCTTGAACTGCGTGAAGATGTAGAACAAAGGCTTCTCATCTCGGCAGATTTAATGGAACTTCCATGGCCTGTTGACAGTGACCTGAGTTCTTGATCCATTGCATGGAAATCATATCTAGAAGTATCGTAATCTTCAGAGGAAAAGGTCATGCTAGGACGGTTTGTTTGGCCATTGGAGTATCGATTGCCTTCATTCAACATGACTCTATGTTGATGACCCATCTTGTCAGTGCTATTATCCACTCTTTCATCAATAGAAACAGCCAGTTTATTGCCTGAAACTGCAATAACCATAACCGTAGAACATGCCCCACATTTCATTTTTTGCCTTTTACCTCCATGAAAAACCTCCTTAGGCAATTGCAGCAGCTGAAAACAACTGAAGCATGTTAAAAATGGGGCTCCACCAGCCACAGGTAGACATAGTTGTCCGCTAGGCTGTACCCTGGGAGGAACTCGACGACCATAACCACCTACAGCAGAGTTCAAGTCACCAGAATGAGCCATTTGTGATTGAGGAATCTGCGGCTTCAATGGAAGAGGATTGGCATTTCGAGGATTATAATCTTGCTTACCAAATCCACCACTACTTTGAGGATGGTACAACATTGGGTTCTGCGAAATGTTAGAGAAACTTTTCTCACCAAAAGCAGTGGGTGGACCTCGACTACGGATTTGATTTACGTTGCAGCAGTGAAAACAATTGCAAGATGGATGATGAGGATTAGTCTGAGGCGGGTAACGTCGATAAGGATCCGAAAGTGGGATTTCATTGCCCATTGACTGCCCAGGAAAAGGGGCCCAAGATGGCTGCAATGGGTATGGATCTCCACCAAGCAACTGGGATCTTCGAGGACCTCCATATCCCATATGGTCTCTAGGAGGATAAAATCCACCGCCAGCCATGTCATCAACATTCATAAAAGGCAAGGGCGCATTGTATTGGTTCAGGTACAGAGGAGGTCTTTCACCAGAAACAGGATTTTGTGCCATATCTCTATTCATGATCCTTGTAGAGCTTTCAGGAAACCGATCAACGGGATTTCCATAACCTTCATGATGAGTCGTCCTCCTTTCAAGTGGGACTCTTTCGTTAGACTTCTCAGAGACATCACCAAACCGACTGAGCTTCTGTTTTAGCTCATCAAACTTCCTCAAAAGCTCTGCTCGCTCATCAATTGGACAATCAACCTGACTGAACCCATCCACATCCTCCCTGTACAACCTCTTATCATTATCATAATTTGAACCTGACCAGTAGCCAGATGGACCCTCTTCTGAGTTAATGGAGGACGTGTACCTCATACCTTCAGGATCAACTCTTCTAGCCCTGGGCAACACCTCTGCCTCACTTCTCT
The sequence above is a segment of the Lycium barbarum isolate Lr01 chromosome 6, ASM1917538v2, whole genome shotgun sequence genome. Coding sequences within it:
- the LOC132645476 gene encoding uncharacterized protein LOC132645476 isoform X1, whose translation is MSEQAKVRLVRCPKCENLLPELIDYSVYQCGGCGAVLRVTAKNKNGELNGFVEKSEEETVVGIVEKPENFDLSAKKLMNMDDASGYDVKSNTSSFSTRERRRALRDAPETYRSSLGNVSDNWTNEDDRMMNKTNIDEQSQEKMANEFEPFDSQSGKEIETRRTGRVPSWRSRERSESELLPRARRVDLEGMRYLSSINSGEGPVGYSLGSIYDSDKRLYMKDMAGFNQDDQSQENMVNEFEPSKTRNGKEIESQRTVRSPDWRSKERSEAEVLPRARRVDPEGMRYTSSINSEEGPSGYWSGSNYDNDKRLYREDVDGFSQVDCPIDERAELLRKFDELKQKLSRFGDVSEKSNERVPLERRTTHHEGYGNPVDRFPESSTRIMNRDMAQNPVSGERPPLYLNQYNAPLPFMNVDDMAGGGFYPPRDHMGYGGPRRSQLLGGDPYPLQPSWAPFPGQSMGNEIPLSDPYRRYPPQTNPHHPSCNCFHCCNVNQIRSRGPPTAFGEKSFSNISQNPMLYHPQSSGGFGKQDYNPRNANPLPLKPQIPQSQMAHSGDLNSAVGGYGRRVPPRVQPSGQLCLPVAGGAPFLTCFSCFQLLQLPKEVFHGGKRQKMKCGACSTVMVIAVSGNKLAVSIDERVDNSTDKMGHQHRVMLNEGNRYSNGQTNRPSMTFSSEDYDTSRYDFHAMDQELRSLSTGHGSSIKSAEMRSLCSTSSRSSREEDDLNKTAATMEKSDSQLPMKGKESPPPAGSPLQEYFEYSNKYHVANCLDHGSRSTRSDAEKLMQKKTTLQQNSTNDLAVATEIDIPSNEYGNTGSSLGSGESSKGDQLKATKDSFFSGIIKKSFKEFSRSDSTEGEKANTTVNGHLIPVRLIKKAEKRAGPIQPGHYWYDFRAGFWGVTGGPCLGIIPPFIEEFNYPMPDNCAGGSTGVFVNGRELHPKDLKLLSSRGLPAERDRSYILEISGRVLDEDSGEELESLGRLAPTVEKAKHGFGMRPPKVAA
- the LOC132645477 gene encoding putative pentatricopeptide repeat-containing protein At3g18840, whose product is MKSLLDCVKFQTHIIKSGLTPTIIDVNHLIHIYSKHSLIKDVQKLFDEMPERNVFTWNAIINTYVKDRNFAQARKLFNTAPLKDCVTYNTMLSGYVNCEGFQDQAVRLFAEMQFVDKVSEYALTTMVGLVTKLSLSLYGRQLHSYMLKSGNSISRYALSSLIVMYSKCGCFKDSWRVFDGSDVGFVDTVSKNAMVAACFREGELEMARCVFWSMPQLNDEVSWNTMISGFAQNGYEEEAIELFRSMVEEGFLWNEHSFSSVISACSGAKNLKLGKEIHALILKEGMSLNPFLSSSLVNLYCKCGLLDYAHSVCTTTQKENPFAVTPLIVGYSGMGNMLEARRLFDSLPDKNHVVWTAMISGYVKAHQCEDAFQLFRELITQETTVPDELIFINLLGACAIHATFNYGKQIHSYILKTGTAMDTKLANSVVDMYSKSGNVTYAQRVFQLTVDRDSILYNSMIAGYGLHGYENEAIQLFSEMTDRGFQPDEVTFLALLSVCRHRGLVKMGEKYFFSMSKDYKISPGTDHYASMIDLYGRANQLDKAVRLMESLPVEPDAVILGAFLNACKMNRNAELAKTAEDKLLLIEGGNGSRYAQLAGIYASEGKWNEMGRVMKMMRGREAKKTAGCSWLYVGDTVHTFISGDRSHSDNDAIYTILGCLIKELTKLSATILLEEEMCTFR
- the LOC132645476 gene encoding uncharacterized protein LOC132645476 isoform X2; translation: MSEQAKVRLVRCPKCENLLPELIDYSVYQCGGCGAVLRAKNKNGELNGFVEKSEEETVVGIVEKPENFDLSAKKLMNMDDASGYDVKSNTSSFSTRERRRALRDAPETYRSSLGNVSDNWTNEDDRMMNKTNIDEQSQEKMANEFEPFDSQSGKEIETRRTGRVPSWRSRERSESELLPRARRVDLEGMRYLSSINSGEGPVGYSLGSIYDSDKRLYMKDMAGFNQDDQSQENMVNEFEPSKTRNGKEIESQRTVRSPDWRSKERSEAEVLPRARRVDPEGMRYTSSINSEEGPSGYWSGSNYDNDKRLYREDVDGFSQVDCPIDERAELLRKFDELKQKLSRFGDVSEKSNERVPLERRTTHHEGYGNPVDRFPESSTRIMNRDMAQNPVSGERPPLYLNQYNAPLPFMNVDDMAGGGFYPPRDHMGYGGPRRSQLLGGDPYPLQPSWAPFPGQSMGNEIPLSDPYRRYPPQTNPHHPSCNCFHCCNVNQIRSRGPPTAFGEKSFSNISQNPMLYHPQSSGGFGKQDYNPRNANPLPLKPQIPQSQMAHSGDLNSAVGGYGRRVPPRVQPSGQLCLPVAGGAPFLTCFSCFQLLQLPKEVFHGGKRQKMKCGACSTVMVIAVSGNKLAVSIDERVDNSTDKMGHQHRVMLNEGNRYSNGQTNRPSMTFSSEDYDTSRYDFHAMDQELRSLSTGHGSSIKSAEMRSLCSTSSRSSREEDDLNKTAATMEKSDSQLPMKGKESPPPAGSPLQEYFEYSNKYHVANCLDHGSRSTRSDAEKLMQKKTTLQQNSTNDLAVATEIDIPSNEYGNTGSSLGSGESSKGDQLKATKDSFFSGIIKKSFKEFSRSDSTEGEKANTTVNGHLIPVRLIKKAEKRAGPIQPGHYWYDFRAGFWGVTGGPCLGIIPPFIEEFNYPMPDNCAGGSTGVFVNGRELHPKDLKLLSSRGLPAERDRSYILEISGRVLDEDSGEELESLGRLAPTVEKAKHGFGMRPPKVAA